GGCGTCTCCCCGGCGCACGACGCGCGATCCAACCCCTCCAGAAACGCCGCGAGCTTCTTCCGCACCCCCGGCCGAAGAGCCGCGCCCCCGTCCTGGGCGACCGCCATGCGAATGGCTGCCAGGAGCGGCGTCCCGGCTGCCGTGGCCGCTGCGGCAAGATCCTCCAGCGTCTTCTTGCCCACGCCGCGTGCCGGCACATTCACCACGCGCCGAAGAGCCACATCGTCCGCCGGATTCGCCACGATCCGCAGGTACGCCAGCACATCCTTGATCTCTCGTCGCTCATAGAACCGCTGCCCGCCCACGACCTGATACGCCACACCTCCCATGCGGAAGGTATTCTCCAGCGTCCGACTCTGCGCATTCGTCCGGTACAGCACGGCGAAGTCCTCCGCCGTGTGCCCTCCCTCTGCTTGCGCGGACTTCACCATGCGGAGAATGGACATCGCCTCCGTCTGGTCATCCGGCACCTCCAGCACCAGCACGCGATCCCCGCTTCCGTTCTCCGTCCACAGTTCCTTGCCCTTGCGAGCGGAATTGTTCCGGATGACGCTGTTCGCCGCGTCCAGAATGGTCCCGGTGGAGCGATAGTTCTGCTCCAGGCGAACGGTAGTCGCGTCAGTGTAATCGCGCTCGAAGTCCAGAATGTTCCGAAGGTCCGCTCCTCGCCATCCGTAGATCGACTGGTCGTCATCCCCCACGACGAAGAGGTTCTGGTGGTCCCGGGTGAGCGCGTGCAGGAACTCGTACTGGCAGCGGTTGGTGTCCTGGTACTCGTCGACCAGCACATGACGGAAGCGCCGCGCGTACTTCAGGCGAATGTCCTCATCGCGAAGCAGCAGCACCGGGCGCATGAGAAGGTCATCGAAGTCGAGCGCACTCTGCGCGGTCAGCGACTCCGCATACGACGCGTAGATGTCCGCGACCAGCCGTTCCCACGGCCCGCGCGCCTTTTCGAGAAACTCCGCCGGGGAGACAAGATCGTTCTTCGCGCGTGAGATCACTCCGAGGAACGACTCCGGCTTGTGCTCCTGCGGGGAGATTCCCTTTGCTTCCAGCACGCGCCGTACGGCGGTCGTCTGGTCCGCCCGGTCGAAGATGGAAAAGTCCGGATGAACGCCCGCGTGCGCTGCTTCCCGGCGAAGAATGCGAACACCGATCGAGTGGAATGTCCCGATCCACGCGCGGCGGCCTGCGTCGCCGACGAGCGACAC
Above is a window of Gemmatimonadota bacterium DNA encoding:
- a CDS encoding UvrD-helicase domain-containing protein: MVSEEGVLADLNDRQREAVLHEDGPLLVLAGAGSGKTRVLTRRVAHLIGVRGTAASSVLAVTFTNKAAGQMRERIVSLVGDAGRRAWIGTFHSIGVRILRREAAHAGVHPDFSIFDRADQTTAVRRVLEAKGISPQEHKPESFLGVISRAKNDLVSPAEFLEKARGPWERLVADIYASYAESLTAQSALDFDDLLMRPVLLLRDEDIRLKYARRFRHVLVDEYQDTNRCQYEFLHALTRDHQNLFVVGDDDQSIYGWRGADLRNILDFERDYTDATTVRLEQNYRSTGTILDAANSVIRNNSARKGKELWTENGSGDRVLVLEVPDDQTEAMSILRMVKSAQAEGGHTAEDFAVLYRTNAQSRTLENTFRMGGVAYQVVGGQRFYERREIKDVLAYLRIVANPADDVALRRVVNVPARGVGKKTLEDLAAAATAAGTPLLAAIRMAVAQDGGAALRPGVRKKLAAFLEGLDRASCAGETPVGETTERLLEDIGYQAYLGKESEEEAQARWENVTELLAAMQEFTDEHEDGDATVAGFLREVSLATDVDDMEEETDRVTLMTLHTAKGLEFPCVFITGMEEGLFPHANSSEDAAGLEEERRLFYVGLTRAEQRVVLVTAGERMRFGGFHSSLPSRFLDEIDEKCVEWRKVRSERRGMGRGSSTPQRAWGGRRATGGATAPVRKRAPVGPVVRTPEPDYEPDYENENQDAGSSSFEKGMRVVHPHFGEAEVEAAEGRGENLKVTLRFPDGSRKKVLAAYAKLRPAEQTDDA